In Oxyura jamaicensis isolate SHBP4307 breed ruddy duck chromosome 20, BPBGC_Ojam_1.0, whole genome shotgun sequence, the following are encoded in one genomic region:
- the TCEA2 gene encoding transcription elongation factor A protein 2, translating into MGGEEEIVRIARRLDKMVAKKSADGAMDLLKELKSMPMTLDLLQSTRIGMSVNALRKQSTDEEVIALAKSLIKSWKKLLDASEEKSEEKKKSLSLPTSSSKDTGNSKDQSSNKRQEPPKTPTTPKITTFPPAPVTCDAVRNKCREMLTTALQADDDYVAIGADCEHIAAQIEECIYQDIKNTDMKYKNRVRSRISNLKDSKNPELKKNVLCGAITPEQIAVMTSEEMASNELKEIRKAMTKEAIREHQMAKTGGTQTDLFTCGKCKKKNCTYTQVQTRSSDEPMTTFVVCNECGNRWKFC; encoded by the exons atgggaggggaggaggagatcGTGCGAATCGCCCGGCGGCTGGACAAGATGGTGGCCAAGAAGAGCGCG gatGGTGCGATGGATttactgaaagaactgaaaagcatGCCCATGACTTTGGACTTGCTGCAG TCCACCCGCATCGGCATGTCAGTAAACGCCCTgagaaagcagagcacagaCGAAGAAGTGATTGCGCTTGCCAAATCGCTCATCAAGTCTTGGAAAAAACTTCTAG atgcttctgaggagaaaagtgaggagaaaaagaaaagcctgtcCTTGCCAACTTCTTCCTCGAAGGACACTGGTAATTCAAAAGACCAAAG CTCCAACAAAAGGCAGGAGCCTCCGAAGACCCCGACCACTCCCAAAATCACCACCTTCCCTCCGGCGCCCGTCACCTGCGATGCCGTCCGCAACAAATGCAGGGAGATGCTGACAACGGCTCTACAGGCTGATG ATGACTACGTTGCCATTGGCGCTGACTGCGAGCACATAGCAGCCCAGATTGAAGAAT GCATATACCAAGACATCAAGAACACTGACATGAAGTACAAAAACCGCGTGAGGAGCCGCATCTCCAATCTGAAGGACTCCAAAAACCCCGAGCTGAAAAAGAACGTGCTGTGCGGGGCGATTACCCCCGAGCAGATTGCGGTGATGACCTCGGAG gaaatggcCAGTAACGAGCTGAAAGAGATCAGGAAAGCCATGACGAAAGAAGCGATTCGGGAGCATCAGATGGCCAAGACAGGAGGCACGCAGACCGACCTCTTCACCTGTGGGAAGTGCAAGAAGAAGAACTGCACCTACACCCAG GTGCAGACCCGCAGCTCCGACGAGCCCATGACCACCTTCGTCGTGTGCAACGAGTGTGGGAATCGCTGGAAG TTCTGCTGA
- the SOX18 gene encoding transcription factor SOX-18, which translates to MNISESNYCREEISQPRGDCSWVTAAVPAAEPGLAFARPPGAASPASRTPSPEPGFAFGPGPGATAPGAAPGAAPSRTPSPEPGYGYSPPAGRTEGKAGEDSRIRRPMNAFMVWAKDERKRLAQQNPDLHNAVLSKMLGQSWKALSASDKRPFVEEAERLRIQHLQDHPNYKYRPRRKKQAKKIKRMEPNILLHNLSQPCSDNFSMSHHGGSQPGHPQPPPLNHFRELHSMGSDIENYGLPTPEMSPLDVLEQTEPAFFPPHMQDDCNMMPFRGYHHHHQMEFPQEKCIGRDVAVPYAQTPSHLADAMRTPHPSSIYYNQMCSGTQNGLSAHLGQLSPPPEAHHMESVDHLNQSELWTDVDRNEFDQYLNMSRTRPDASGLPYHVSLSKVTPRSISCEESSLISALSDASSAVYYSPCITG; encoded by the exons ATGAATATATCTGAGTCAAACTACTGCCGAGAGGAGATATCGCAACCCCGGGGCGACTGTTCATGGGTCACCGCCGCCGTGCCGGCCGCTGAGCCCGGGCTCGCCTTCGCGCGCCCCCCGGGAGCTGCCTCGCCCGCCAGCCGCACGCCCAGCCCCGAGCCAGGCTTCGCCTtcggccccggccccggtgcTACGGCTCCCGGTGCGGCCCCCGGCGCGGCCCCCAGCCGTACGCCCAGTCCCGAGCCGGGCTATGGATACAGCCCCCCGGCGGGTCGCACCGAGGGCAAGGCCGGCGAGGATTCCCGCATCCGCCGGCCCATGAACGCCTTCATGGTCTGGGCGAAGGATGAGCGCAAGCGGTTGGCGCAGCAGAACCCCGACCTGCACAACGCCGTGCTCAGCAAGATGCTGG GCCAGTCGTGGAAGGCGCTGAGCGCCAGCGACAAGCGTCCCTTCGTGGAAGAGGCCGAGCGGCTGCGCATCCAGCACCTCCAGGATCACCCCAACTACAAGTACCGCCCGAGGAGAAAGAAGCAAGCCAAGAAAATCAAGAGGATGGAACCCAATATCCTCCTCCATAACCTTTCCCAGCCTTGCAGTGACAACTTCAGCATGAGTCACCACGGCGGCAGCCAGCCGggccacccccagcctcccccacTTAACCACTTCAGAGAACTCCACTCCATGGGGTCGGATATTGAAAACTATGGCTTGCCAACTCCTGAGATGTCTCCCTTGGATGTCTTGGAACAGACCGAGCCGGCGTTTTTCCCTCCGCACATGCAGGATGACTGCAACATGATGCCCTTTCGCGgctaccaccaccatcaccagaTGGAGTTTCCCCAGGAGAAGTGCATCGGGCGGGACGTGGCCGTGCCCTATGCGCAGACCCCGTCGCACTTGGCCGACGCCATGAGGACTCCCCATCCCTCCAGCATATACTACAACCAGATGTGCTCGGGGACTCAGAACGGGCTTTCCGCCCACCTGGGCCAGCTCTCGCCCCCGCCCGAAGCCCACCACATGGAGAGCGTGGATCACTTGAACCAAAGCGAGCTGTGGACGGACGTTGACCGCAACGAGTTTGACCAGTATTTGAACATGAGCAGGACTCGTCCCGACGCCTCGGGACTCCCTTACCACGTCTCCCTGTCCAAAGTGACTCCTAGAAGCATCTCCTGCGAGGAGAGCAGCTTGATATCCGCCCTGTCCGACGCCAGCAGCGCCGTTTACTACAGCCCCTGCATCACCGGTTAG